The Apium graveolens cultivar Ventura chromosome 10, ASM990537v1, whole genome shotgun sequence nucleotide sequence TGTATCGCATTTCGTTACGTTCTTCATTGATGCGAGAGCCGAGATATCCGTTGTCGAGAGTCGTTGTGTTTTGGAATGACGTCGCCGCCCCTAATAGGGGGCTAACGTCAATTCAATTTTAAGTTCCTTGGCGCATTCCGCGCCCGGATGATTCGTAGGCCGGTGGTCACCAAAGAGAGGCCACCAACCAAAGGTTTGCAAATGGCGGACCGAAGCCCACCGACGCTTGCCCAATGTGTTTACGTGTTAGCGGGTCATTCTACTATCGCAGGATTCGATAATGATTCTTTCGCTGGTTCACCTACGGAAACCTTATTAAGACTTCTCCTTCCTCTAAATGATAAGGTTCAGTGGACTTCTCTCGACATCGCGAGCAGCAAACCGCACACACCGTCGCAATCCGAACACTTCACCGGACCATTCGATCGGTAGGAGTGACGGGCGGTGCGTACAAAGGACAAGGACGTAGTTAACATGAGTTGATGACTCGCGCTTACTAGGAATTCCTCGTTTAAGACCAACAATTGCAATGATATATCCCCATCACGATGAAATTTCATAGATTTCCCGGGCCTGTCGGCCAAGGCTATAGACTCGTTGAATACATTACTGTAGCGCGCATGCAGCCCAGAACTTCTAAGGGCATCACATACCTGCTATTGCCTTAAACTTCCGTGGCCTAAAAGGCCATAGTCCCTCTAAGAAGTTGGCCGTGAAGGTGTACCTCCACATAGCTAGTTAGCAGGCTGAGGTCCCGTTCGTTAATGAAATTAACCAGATAAATCGCTCCACCAACTAAGAACGACCATGCACCACCACCCATAGAATCAAGAAAGAGCTCTTAGTCTATCAATCCTTACTATCTCTAGACCTGGTAAGTTTCCTCGTGTTGAGTCAAATTAAGCCGCAGGCTCCACTTCTGGTGGTGCCCTTCCATAAATTCCTTTAAGTTTCATCCTTGCGACCATACTCCCCCCGGAACCCAAAAACTTTGATTTCTCATAAGGTGCGAGTGCAGTCCTAAAAGCAACATCCACTGACCCCTGGTCGGCATGGTGTATGGTTGAGACTAGGATGTTATCTGATCGTCTTCGAGCCCCCAACTTTCATTCTTGATTAATGAAAATATCCTTGGAAAATGCTTTCGCAGTTGTTCATCTTTCATAAATCCAAGAATTTCACCTCTAACTATGAAATATGAATGCCCCCGACTGTCCCTGTTAATCATTACTCCGATCCCGAAGGCCAACATAATAGGACCGAAATCCTATGATGTTATCCCATACTAATATATACAAAGCGTAGGCTTGCTTTGAGAACTCTAATTTCTTCAAAGTAACAGCGCTGGAGGCACGACCCGGCTAATTAAGGACAGGAGCGCATCGCCGGTAGAAGGGACGAGACAACCGGTGCACACCAAAAGGCCGACGGGCTGACCCAACCCAAAATCCAACTATGAGTTTTTTTTAAATTATGTATATATCAACAAAGAACCAAGAAACAAGCAGGGATCAACCCTATGCTCTATGACAGGCCGTATAAAGAGAGCAATCAATAACCAATCTCAAGCAAAAGATTGGAGATAGAAAGCCAAAAAGCTACAAAGAAATACATGAGATACAAAAATGTAAATCAGGCCTAATACAAGCTAAATTTATAAACCAAACAGAACTGTGGAGTCTAGCCACCAAATCATGCACCATGCCTTGCAGAAGCTTAGACGGGCAAAAATGCCCTTATTGTGCGCACGCGTGTTGCGTTCCCTCCAAATGTGATATCAATAAATCTGAACCAAGCATAAGGCAAGCATACTTCTGGGCTTTTCTTCAATACCAGTCAAATGATTGAGCAAAGAAAGTCAGGAATCACCAACAACCGAGAGGCCCAACACAGCCAGTAGCCGAGATAAAATCCATCTACTATAGGTACAATGCACAAACAAGTGTGAGTCTGTCTCCCTACCACCAATATAGAGGTAACATTATTGAGTATCTGTGATTCCAAATCTATGCAAACGAGAAAAGGTGTTGAGTTTACCATGATACAGGAGCCATTGATGGTGAACATAGCGGGTAATGTGGAGCCTGTGCCAAACGGCCTGATGCCAAGGGACCAGGGCTCCGCTATTTCCAATAGAGTTCCAAATGTGCCAAGTTTTGACCTTGGTTGCATTAATACCATCCCAAAGAAGAGTATCCACCACACTGGAGTCAAAAGTTGGAGAATCAAAATCTTGGAGCCAATAGACAAGCAAGGGATCCAAGTGGTGATGTCTAGCATTAGGTCTCGGGAGCCTCCAAGCACCCAAGTGAATGATTTTACTTAACATATCACTATGGTGCAAGCCACATTGAGAAATGATAGGGGCACTGTGAGTAAATATCTCCCCACCAAGGATCAAACCACAACAAAATGTCATTCCCGGAGCCAATAGATTAAGTAATGAATTGTAGAGCAACCCTACGATGCTTCAAAAATTTTCTCCAAATCCAAGAGCAATCTGTAGGAATTGTCAAGGTCCAGAAGTGTTTGTTTTTCAACACTGAAGCATTCACCCATTTTGGCCATAAAGAATCCGAATCAGTAACAACATAGAGCAAATGGTGAAGGATTTGAGCTCGGTTCCAGTCAATCATATTTTTAAGACCAAGGCTCCCCTCTTCTCTAGGAAGACAAATAGTGTTCCAAGCTACTTTGGCTCCACCTTTGTGATTAATATTCCCTCTCCATACAAATCTAGTCAGGAAAGACTGAATTATAGCATAGATTAAAGTAGGCAACATGAAATGGTTGCACCAAAATGCTTCAATAGCATTAACAACAGATTTAATTAGCATTACTCTCCCTGCAAGAGAAAGCAAAAGGGTGGCCCAGGAATGCAGTCTACAAGTAATTTTATCAATGAGAGGCATGCAATCATTCATACAAAGTTTTGAAGAAATTAAGGGCACTCCAAGGAATTTGACAGGAAATGTACCTCGAGGAATTGACAAGGTGTCAAACCAACTAGTGAAGCCATCATCACAATTGCATAAAAAACTGGTGCTTTTGGAGATACTAGGAGCCAACCCACTCCAGCCAGAAAAAGTAGCAATCAAACTCATGATAAGTTGAACATATTGCTTGGATCTGTGAGAGAAAAACAACATATCATCTGCAAAGAATAGATGATTGATTCTGAGCCCTTTACAACGCCAATGGAATTTAAAGTCATCAGGAGTTTTGTTGAGAATGCAAGATAATATATTCATGCACAAAGCAAAGATATAAGGGGACATAGGGTCCCCTTGGCGAAGGCCCTTGGTGCCCTTGAAGTAACCATGAACAACCCCATTAAGCTTAATAGAAAACTTGTAGAGAAGATGCAAGCTTTGATCCAACCATTCTAATATCAGgaaatttcattttcttcaaaacttcTAAAATGAAGCTCCAATGAATAGAATCAAAGGGCTTGTGTAAATCAATTTTGAGAGCACATTTGGGCACCCCAATCTCCCTTTCATAGCCTCTAAACAATTCCTAAGATAGAAGAATATTATCATAAATTGATCTACCTGGAATGAAGGCAGATTGAGAAATGTCCACCATAGAAGACATGATCTTCTTGAGTCTAGAGGCTATAATCTTTGAGATGCACTTATACAAAACAGTGCACAAAGATATAGGTCTAAAATCTTGCATTTGAGTTGGTGCCACCATTTTGGGAATAAGAGCAATAAAGGTAGAGTTTACACCCATGGGCAGCAAACCATGATAAAAAAAACATCTAACTGTAGCACAAAAACTAGCAATCGTGATGTGCCAATTAGCAAGAAAAAAACTCAACATTAACCCCCATCAGGCCCCGGGGCCTTattcttcttcattttcttaaTAGTATCAAAAATGATAATGTCAGTCACTGGAGCCACCAAGAGCCTAGCCTTCTCCTCACTAACTTCCTTGCAACCAACTAAAGAGAGATCAAAATGGTTATTATGAGTTGGGGCCCCTAAGAGTTGAGAAAAATATTGCACAGCCATAGAAGCATATGGGGCCTGACCATGAACAAGGTTCCCATCAATGTCTTGAAGAGTTAAGACCTTATTTCTATTCCAATTAACCTTGCATTGCTGATGGAAAAAAGAGTTGTTGTTATCGCCAAGATGCAGCCACCTAACCCTGGCCTTTTAAAGTAAGAGAGATTCCTCTTGAGCCAATGCGAAGTTGAGCCTAGAGATTAAATCTTATTCTTCAATAAGACTGACATCATCAACAGTGGAGCCCATAGATGCTTGAAAAACTTCAAGGTTGCCACGAGCAATTTGCACATTACTCTGGATGTTACCATGGTCTCTATTGAACTTTCGAAGTaacaactttgtgtttttgaGCCTAGCATTGAACTGAGCAACAGGGGAGTTAACACAATGCATAAACCAAGCAATAGCAACCAAGTCTAAAAAACCAGGAATCTCAATCATAAAATTGAAGAATTGGAAGGGCTTACCATATTTCTAAAAGTGCATTGGCTCCTCGAAGAGTAATGGATTGTGATCCATGATGCCACGGTGCTTAACACAAACACTACCCTCAGTAAAGTTATTAAACCAAGTTGAGTTAGCAACCATACGATCAAGGCATTTAAAAATAGGGTCATGTAATCTTTTGTTCATCCAAGTATAAGTATCACCAACCGTACACATGGGCTCCAAGCCACTATCAACCAGACAATCCTTAAAGATTTGCATTCAGGAGTCCAATGCTCATGGCCCCCATAAACATCATTCAAGCTAGTAATGCAGTTAAAGTCACCAAGAAATGCCCAAGGTAAAGAAATATTACAAATAGACAAAATATACTCCTAAAGCGGAACACGATCAATTGCATCATTAAAAGCATACACAAATGTTATAATAACATTCAAGTCTTTCTCAATGAGCCTAACATTACAAGTAATAAACTGAGCAAATTTTGAATGCAAGGAAACCTCCCAAACACTTGGGTCCCAACCAACCCAAATTTTCCCATTATAGTGGTAGTCATAGTTGAACAACCATTGCcattttttgttaatttttttgaAATGTCCAAAGCATTAGAGACTTTGACCTTTGTTTCTAGAACTCCCATAAAATCCATATTATTAGAGGAAATAAATTGCTGTAACTCTTTCTTATGAGGGGACTTGTTAATACCCCTTACATTCCAAGATACAAACTTCATTGCAATCTTTGAGACTAACTGGCTTAACAGCCAGTTTGGGACTTTTCTTGTAAGTAGGACTCTTCTTGTTAACCACTTTGGTAAAACCATCTTCATCCACCAAATCTGAATTTATAGCTTTTAAAGCAATGACAACCGGGTGTTGTGAAGTTGCAGCCACTATGGATGTTGCAAGCGCGGTAGATGCTGCAGGGGCTGTAGGCGCTGTGGACGTTGCAGCAAGATACTGGGCTGCATGAACGTGTCTTGTAGCATCTTGACTATGCCCACTTTTCCTTTTTTGGTTCAAAGGAAACTTAGGCACCTCAATGCCAACCTCTGTATTAGTAGATTCTACTACAACACTAGGGTCCCCATTAGGAACCTTCACAAGGCTAGGCTCCCCATTAGTAACCTCCACATTAGTAGTTTCCTGAATAGCCCAGACATTAGTGTCAATCTCCTGATCAAAATTCTCTAAGTCATCACCATTCTGAATTAAATCATTGTCTTCCTGTGCCTGGACATTCTCCAAGGTTTGATCACCATCAAGGACTAGGTCACAGCCCAAAAATTCTCCAAATACTACTAGGTTCAAATCTGTCAGATCTTCCACATTTTCTGTTTCCTTGCCAACCTCAACTGGAGCTTTATCTACTGATTTTTTTGCCATATTTTGTTtgtctatttttgtaatttttgcAGCCCCTTGAGTGCCTCCACCTGGCCTAGGCCTTGGAGTTGGTTTGACTGCATTGGGATTGTGTATACACGAGGAGAAAGAGTGCCCAAATGCTTTACAGTGGCTACATGAATAAGGCAATTGAGGGTAGAAAATATTAACTTTGACGAGCTCTTCTTCACCAAGATCATCCTGGACTGGCACCCAGATATAATCTGGCCTTGAACTCGAGTATGCTAACATTACTTGAACGGATGCATATGTTGTGGGCTCGAACTTTGCTGTAAGCTCATCAAACTTGAGGGGGGTTCCTACAGATTTGGCAATGTAGGTAAGACCATCCCTGGACCAATATGAATGAGGAACTTCTTCCAGTTTTATCCAACATGGAACAGATTCAATCACATTTTTCTTAAACTTGTTGGCCTCCATCCAGGGGTACAAATACAAGGTCTTACCACCCTTTAGAACCGAGTTTAAATTAAGAATTTCATTTCTTTCTTTCTAAGAAATAAACTTGAAAGTAAAGTATCCTTTCGAGATATAAAAAACTCGACACAAACCATGATTTTTCCACAACTTAAAAGCCTATTCACGAACAAATCGAAAATCAAAACTACCTCCTATGAAGTGACCAATAATGCTAGTATTCCATTTCTTCCTAGCATTTAACAGAAAACCCTTGGGAGGTTATAATGTAGACGAGCTATCttcattaaaaatgattttagcaTTAGAACCACTCATTGTTTCAATAAAAGGGATTCTCTTAGTGATAATCGAACTCCAAGTCTTATTTTTATCACTAGCATCAAGCATTGGTTCCGTAGGGGCACCAGGGTCAACCACATTCTCTTTAAGGACATAAACAGTTAAGATACCATTTTTCACTGAAAACTTATCCTGTAAATCTTCAAGGATTGAAGTCGAGGTGGTAGAGTTACCTTTTTTTGCTCTGGAGCTCGAGGATTTAGACTTTGTTGAGCCCTTTTGAGAAGCTCCATTGCTTGGCCCAAAGTCATTCCTAGTTGAACCACCATCAAGAATGAGTCTAGTTTCATCATGAATCCTATGTGCTGTAGTTGGAGACCAGTCACTATTTCTTGCAGCTTCAGCCATGAAAACATGGCAGTCAACTGCAGGAAGGGCAAGCAAAGGTGGAGCTACATAATTATGCCCAATAAAATTTAAGAATTCGTCCGAGTTCATGCTTCCTGAGTATTCAGAGTTTCTAGACCCCATAATGAAGAGAAAATAAACTAACAACAAGGAGAATCAGAATTTTTGAGCTCGGAAAAGTATAAAGCAATGGTGGAATAATGGAGAAGATGAGCTAAATTTACTATAAGTGGTAAAAGAAAAAGTGGGGGAAAAAATGAAATAGGCGGGAGACTAAAATGGAAAGAAACTACAATAAAGTGCATAAACTGTTGGATATTAGATCTGGATATTAGTGTATAAAGCTAGGTGGTAGAAAAGCATTTCTAGAGAGAAGGAGGAGCATCGCTCTCTAAAACATTCAAGCCGCGCTAAACTAACTAACTACGAGCTTTTTTTTTCTAGCTAACTACGAGCTTTTTAACTGCAACAACTTAAACATATGCTATTGGAGCTGGAAATACCGCGGCTGGTGGCACCAGACTTGCCCTCCAATGGATCCTCGTTAAGGGATTTAGATTGTACTCATTCCAATTACCAGACTCAAAGAGCCCGGTATTGTTATTTTTTGTCACTACCTCCCCGTGTCAGGATAGGGTAATTTGTGCGCCTGCTGCCTTCCTTGGATGTGGTAGCCATTTCTCAGTCTCCCTCTCCGGAATCGAACCCTATTTCTCCGTCACCCGTCACCACCGTAGTAGGCCACTATCCTACCATCGAAAGTTGATAGGGAAGAAATTTGAATGACGCGTCGCCGACACGAGGGTCGTGCGATCCGTCAAGTTATCATGAATTATCGAAGCGATGAGAAGAGCCCGTGTCGACCTTTTATCTAATAAATGCATCCCTTCCAGAAGTCGGAGTTTGGTGCATGTATAAGCTCTAGAATTACTACAGTTATCCGAGTAGCAGATACCATCAAACAAACTATAACTGATTAATTGAGTTATTCGCAGTTTCACAGTCTGAATTAGTTCATACTTACACATGCATGGCTTAATCTTTGAGACAAGCATATGACTACTGACAGGATCAACCAGGTAGTATTCCTCTTTGTTGCCGGCTCCGTATGAGCAAGGGACAGATGCCATCCTTTAGTCAATGCAGGG carries:
- the LOC141690446 gene encoding uncharacterized protein LOC141690446, translating into MGVNSTFIALIPKMVAPTQMQDFRPISLCTVLYKCISKIIASRLKKIMSSMVDISQSAFIPDDMLFFSHRSKQYVQLIMSLIATFSGWSGLAPSISKSTSFLCNCDDGFTSWFDTLSIPRGRVMLIKSVVNAIEAFWCNHFMLPTLIYAIIQSFLTRFVWRGNINHKGGAKVAWNTICLPREEGSLGLKNMIDWNRAQILHHLLYVVTDSDSLWPKWVNASVLKNKHFWTLTIPTDCSWIWRKFLKHRRVALQFIT